From Haloglomus litoreum, the proteins below share one genomic window:
- a CDS encoding universal stress protein — protein sequence MYDTILLPFDGSEGAAEALHHAGEIAHWADATIQVLYVADTARDSVTVVEGRTVDALVREGESVVEEAAKTLDTLGVECETDVVQGNPAPTIAEYAERYEQDLVVMPTHGREGLSRYLIGSVAEKVVRLCSVPVLSVRMQEDETLTFPYERILVPTDGSDAAMYAAEHTLSLAAALDATVHVCSVVDDAALGLDVRSARAGAEDETAATEAVEAVVSAARERGVPETVTHVEHGTPVEGILDCIEANDVHAVGMGTTGRRGTDRILLGSVAEKTVRSAPVPVLTVASPE from the coding sequence ATGTACGACACCATCCTGCTCCCGTTCGATGGCAGCGAGGGGGCGGCCGAGGCGCTCCACCACGCCGGCGAGATCGCCCACTGGGCCGACGCGACCATCCAGGTGCTCTACGTCGCCGACACGGCGCGCGACAGTGTCACCGTCGTCGAGGGCCGGACCGTGGATGCGCTCGTGCGGGAGGGCGAGAGCGTCGTCGAGGAGGCGGCGAAGACCCTCGACACGCTCGGTGTGGAGTGCGAGACCGACGTCGTCCAGGGGAACCCCGCTCCGACCATCGCCGAGTACGCCGAGCGCTACGAGCAGGACCTCGTCGTGATGCCGACACACGGCCGCGAGGGGCTCTCGCGGTACCTCATCGGGAGCGTGGCCGAGAAGGTCGTCCGGCTCTGCTCGGTGCCCGTCCTCAGCGTCCGGATGCAGGAAGACGAGACGCTCACCTTCCCGTACGAGCGCATCCTGGTCCCGACGGACGGGAGCGATGCGGCGATGTACGCTGCCGAGCACACGCTCTCGCTCGCGGCCGCGCTCGACGCGACCGTCCACGTCTGCTCGGTCGTGGACGACGCCGCCCTCGGGCTGGATGTCAGGTCGGCGCGGGCCGGCGCCGAGGACGAGACGGCCGCGACAGAAGCCGTCGAGGCGGTCGTCTCCGCCGCCCGGGAGCGGGGCGTCCCGGAGACCGTCACCCACGTCGAGCACGGGACGCCGGTCGAGGGCATCCTCGACTGCATCGAGGCCAACGACGTCCACGCAGTCGGTATGGGGACGACCGGCCGACGCGGGACCGACCGCATCCTGCTCGGGAGCGTCGCCGAGAAGACCGTCCGTTCGGCCCCGGTTCCCGTCCTCACGGTCGCCAGCCCCGAGTAG